Within Bacillus sp. E(2018), the genomic segment CCGATGAAATTATCAATTTTTTTAAATCCACAGAAACTCAGTTACCCTTAGGTATTGAGTTCCTTGCTTGGAGGTAAATTTAATGATTAATAGTTTATTAGATTTATATAGTTTAGATAAGAGTACTGTTTTATTTAAGCACGTGGAATGTAATGAATTATTACCATTTGCGAATAATATTGAAAAATTCAGGTTAGATATCCAATACAAGTATGACAATGATGAACATTTAAAAGAGGTTCTCGGATTATTAAACAAAATGTTTTTTAAGTTAACAAGCAGTTTAACTCCATACAATAAAATTGTTTCAGAAGATATTGAAAAACTGATTCTTTCAAAGTTCATCCAAATTAAAAATAGTTATCCTGAACTATTTTTAAATATTGTTATACCAATTGCTAAATCTTTTAAGCAAGTAACAGAAGCAACTCATAACAACATGTTAAATTACTTATGTGAATACATAAATAAAAAAGCACATGTAGGTTTAAGGATTGCTATTGTTACCAAAAGAGCGATATCAGTTGAGGAAAGATTAATAATCTCCAAAGAGTTAAAATTATTTCTGAAAATAAGCTATTATACAGAGAATAGTTTTAGAAAAGATATCAAAATTTTTGATGATGTTATCTATATTGGCAATCCAAATTATTTCGGTGAATATGTTAAAAACACATTTAAAGGCAGGACAGTAACTTTTATTTCATACGATATATTTACTAATTCATTAAGTCCTAAAAAAGTATTTGAAGATTTGGATAGAAATGGGTCGGTTAGTACAATCTTCACAAATGTTATATTCGATGAACCTATAGCAAAGAAAAGTAATTTTACAATCGAACAATCAGAATTATTAAATGTAGCTGTAAGTAAGTTCATTGAAGAACAAAAAAATACTATTGGAAATAACTCTCAAGATGCAATCGAAGCATGTATTATTTATTTAGAAAATGAACGTTTTTTATTTGCAGCTAGAGATTCTAAAATTCGTGTGTTTACACCTATGGACCAAATAAATTGTATTAAACAACGTAATTTTAAGGATATTGAGGAAGATGATTATATTGTAATTAGAAATGAAAGAGACACAAAATTAATTGCTGAAGTTGCTGATCAATATGTTCTTAAGAATAAGGCTAATAGTTATAGGAAACTTCAAAATGAATGGAAAGATAAATTAAGGCTCATTGTACAAAGAAAAGGTTTAGGAAAAGTAAGTGGAATTTTAATGCGTAAGTATAACATTAAAACTGCTTCTCTTGCTTCATTAAGATCATGGTGTAATGAGGAATCCATCTGTCCAACAGAACTAACTAAAATATTAAAAGCATTAAAGTACGAGGATGATAGGATCAAAGAAATATATGAAGTTATGAAGAAGATTCAACAGGCACATATTAAAGCAGGTAGAGTTATATCCGAAAAATTAATGAGTGAATTATCAAATGATATTTTAAAAGAGTTACAAGAAAAGGGATATTACACATTCATGTCCAAGGAGTTTAATGGTGTTTCATTTAATATTGAGAGAATCGTTTCAATAGATCGCTCAACGCATCTTATTGCACCCTACAATATAATGAGACCTATGAATATTGACTAATTACAAAGGGAGTATATTAATGGAAATTTCATTAGAAAATTCACTTGATAACCGACAAAAAGTTATTAATAATGTCAAAGAAGAAATAATTGGTCCCGGTCAAATTAGACCTCACTATATAAAATTCAGTCCAATTGGTACTACTTTATTTGAATCAAGAGAAGAATTATATAAACCTTATTATTGGGAAGTTGGAGGGGAAAAAGAGGAAATTCTACAAAGAGAAACGCCGACACAAAGATATGTAAGTGGTCATTTGTTTCCATTAGGTACAAGTGAAAGTAATGAAGTCACCCTAGAGACTCCAATTGGTAAAGAACCTAATGAAGTTCAAGAAGACGATAAGGTTGATAAATTATTTGAGCGTAAAGAAGATTTAGAAGCGACTGAAGACGACGGAGAAGTAGAATTATTTCCTCAAAGAAATGATTTTATGCCTTCAACTATGGGTTTAACATTCTGTGTTGAAAAAGATATTCCCGAATTAAAAGTTAAAATTGAAGGGGGGACTTATACACCTCACAAAGTAAGGGTAAAAGGTGAAAGTAATAATGTGGAATGGTGGCTTAGGGAAACTGTTGAAGGGATTTGGGATCTGCCTTTAAAAGAACTTATAAAACACAGACAGATTGAAAAACTAGTTCAAATGAAAAATAAAAAAGGGGAAAAAATTAGTCAGTACCAAATACAATTTCAAGCACGTATTCGGGAAGTTAAGGGTAAATATATAATTACGATAAGTGTTACTAATCGGTCTTCCGTCCCTAATTTTAATAAACAACAATTAATATTGTTTCAAGCAACAATGAATATATGTACACCTGATAATTACTATTTTTCTATTTATCCAAAACAATATGAGATGAAAAAGTTATTGAGTGAAGAAGATGCTTCAACTGAATTACTCTATCGTAACGAAGGTGTGTATGCTTTTGGGCATGGTTGCGCTGCAGATTGGGAACAAAATTCTAAAAAAGTCCAGCAATTATCTACAACTTTTATGCCGGAGTACGAGGCCCTAAGTATGACTCCTAATGTCTTTGTCAATCAGAAGGGTAAGAAAGTTGAACTAGAGATAAAAATGAGTGACCTGGCCGGTCTTTCCAGTAGTGAGCATCCTAAAAAAGTTCTAAAACCATTAATTGAAGGCTATAAGGAATGGATAGAACAAAAAGGCATAGAGGTAGAAAAGGTCCCCGAAATATTAAAACCAATTGCTAGAAAGCATTTAAGCCTATGTAAAGAAAGCCTAGATAGAATGATAATGGGTCTAAAATTACTTGAAGAACCTCAAATACTAGAAGCGTTTCGTTTAGCAAATACAGCAATACTTCTGCAACAAGTAAATGGTAAAAATAGACGTATTGGGTATATAGAAGGAAAACAAATTTTGTTTAATAAAACGTTTAAAGAAAGTGTTAGTGATGAATATCACCTTAAAAATGCAAGTAATACCTGGAGGGCATTCCAGATTGCTTTTATTTTGATGTCTATTGAGTCATTAGTCCATGAAAAATGTGATTCCAGAGAAGTAGTAGATTTAATTTGGTTTCCTACTGGTGGAGGTAAAACGGAGGCGTACTTAGGTGTTGCTGCTTTTCAAATGATTCTAAGACGCTTGAAAAATCCTTTGGATGCTGGCGTCGATGTTATGATGAGATACACTCTTAGGCTTTTAACTGCTGACCAGTTCCAACGTTCATCGAGGCTCATTTGTGCTATAGAATATTTAAGAAGAAAAAATAGTTCGAAGCTCGGAGATATACCTTTTTCTATTGGAATATGGGTAGGGTCAAATACAACTCCAAATAATAATAAATCTGCCAAGACGACTCTAAGTAAACTACAAAAAAATGAGAAAAATGCTCAACAATTTATTGTTAACAGTTGTTCATGGTGTGGAGCAAATTTAGGTTTTTACAGTGAAAAAGGCAGCCAAAAGAAATTTTATTTTGGTTATAAAATTAACAACGATAAGTTAGTTGTTCATTGTCCAGATAAAAATTGTCACTTCCATGAAGAATTGCCAATTTATATTGTTGATGAGACTATATATGAGAAGCGTCCGACTTTCTTAATTGGAACAGTAGATAAGTTTGTGCAATTAGTATGGCAACCTAAGGCAAGGTCGTTATTTGGAATAAATTCAAATGGGAAAAGATTTATTAGTCCCCCATCATTAATAGTCCAAGACGAGTTGCATTTAATATCTGGTCCGCTTGGTACATTAACGGGTCTTTTTGAGGCGTTAGTTGAAGAGTTATGTTTAAAGAATGTGGATGGTAAGATAGTTAAACCAAAAATAATAGCAGCGACAGCCACAATTAAGCAATTCGAAGAGCAAGCACGTGCATTATTCGGAAGAGAGAACGCAAGATTATTTCCAAGTCCGGGACTTGAAAATGAAGATTCATTTTTTGCAACACCTGCAATAGATACAAACACAGGCAAACCAATGCCGGGACGAAAATACGTTGGTGTTTACACTACAACTGTACGTATAATGATGTCACAAGTTATGGCATTTTCATCAATACTCCAGTCTACTGCTGAAATAAATGAAAAAGAAAGAGATCCTTATTGGACCCTGCTATCATTCTACAATACGTTGCGTGAATTAGGTGGAGGTTTAACTTTAACTCAAACAGATATACCTCAATATTCAAATTCAATGGCAATGAGAAAGGGTCTACAAAAAGAGATTAGGTATATTAATAATGTTCTTGAATTAACATCAAGAAAACAAAGTCATGAAATCTCAAAAACTATCGATGATTTAAAGTTAGAATATATTGCGAATAAAGAACAAAAAAATGTGAATTCAACAATTGATCTATGCCTTGCATCAAACATTATTGAGGTTGGAGTAGATATTGATCGTCTATCTGTAATGGCTATAGTAGGACAACCAAAGATGACCGCTCAGTATATTCAAGTAAGTGGACGTGTTGGACGTCGTTGGTGGGAGAGACCAGGATTGATATTTACTTTATATTCAAACACAAAATCAAGGGATAAATCTCATTTTGAGCATTTTAGGGAATATCATCAAAAATTATATGCCCAAGTTGAACCTACAAGTGTAACTCCTTTTTCTGACTCGTGTTTAGATAGAGGATTGCATGCAGTCCTGATAGGGTTTTTGCGTCAATCCTTAAATGATGATATTGCTAGAACTCCTGATTGGGAGGAAATACAAAAAAACTTAAATAAAAGAATATTACCTTTTTATAACCGTTTAGTAGATCGTGCAACACTTGTCGATCCAGAACAAGTAGATGAACTTAAAAACCGATTTCGCGATATTTTAAAAAGACTTGAAATCGGAAATTATACTGCATGGAGAGTCGATCCGAAGGTAAATGGTTATATGTATTCAGCAGGTACAACGATTCCTCATGCTTTGAAAAGTAAAGCCGAGTCAATGATCAACTCCATGAGAAATGTAGATTCAGAGTGTAGAGGGTTAATTGCTTCATTATATAACTCAAATAATGATGACAATGAAAGTGAAAGTAGTTGGGAGGCATTGTTTTCATGAGAGATTTACCTTTGAGAAGAGGCCAACTTGTTACAACTTTTGGACCAGGTGCTCTTGTAATTAGTCCAGAGGGGGAATCAGCGATGATTGGAGCTCTGGATAAGTGGTATCATGATAAAAATGAATATCGTATTAAAACTTTTGATGAATTCGAGATTCAAGAACCTAGATTAAGGTCTTTATTAAAAGTAAAAAAATTATTGATGCCTCCAGATTTTAGACCTAGTTACCAATACAAAAATGCTGGTGAAGCAATAACACAAACGAATACGGACTTGTATATCCCATTGTTACGTTTTCCAACTTGGCACTATTGTCCAAAGTGCAAGACTTTACATCAAACTTCTATGTCATCAAGAACTAGTTGGTTAGATTGTAAAGATTGCAAAAAACAAACAAAGATGATTCAAGTTCCTTTTGTTATTGTTTGCAGTCATGGTCATATATCTGATTTTCCATGGAGAGAATGGGTGCACGGAGATGAGTACACATCTTGTGAGGGACATATGAAACTTCTATCCACAGGAGGTGCCACTTTAGATTCACTCAAAGTAAAGTGTGCATGTAATGTAGAAAGATCTCTAAGAGGAATAATGTCCAGAAATACTACATCTGAGATGGATGAAGACCGAGTAAGTGAACTAAGTAAAAGGCTAAATAAAAAAGAAAAAAAGTTATATCAGTGCCCCGGAAATAAACCATGGTATGGATCTGAAAAAGATAATGAAAGTTGTTCTTCCTTCCCTATTGCAGTATTGAAAAATTCTATAAATGTGTATTATCCTAATACAATTAGCGCGATACACTTACCAGGTGAAAACCCTGAAGTTGAAAAACTTATAGATGTTTTTGAGAAAAACGGGGTGACTTCATCATGGTTAAATGTTGCTGATAATATTGATGATAAAATTAAGGTAATTAAAAAGTTATGTCCTCCTGAAATACAAGAATATAATCATTCGGATATTGAACTTGCTATCTTATACATTGAGGGTGGAATAGAAGAAGTGCAAACTTCTGAAAGAGTAAATACAAGAAATGCAGAAAATGAATTAAGGAAAAAAGAATTTGAAACTTTAATACAAGAAACTAATACAAAAAATCTAAAGGTAAAAAGAGAGTGGACATGTGAAGAGATAAATGAAGAAGATATCACTACTTTCTTTACTATAATAAATAGAATAACTAAATTAAAAGAAACAATTGCTTTAACTGGATTTAATAGACTTTCAACAAATAGCGACGAAGTAGCACCAAATCAATTATTAAAAGGTAAGCAGTTGTTGTTTAAAGAACCGGATTTACCTGATAATAATTGGTTACCTGCTTATAAGGTTTATGGAGAAGGGATATTTTTCTCTCTAAACCTTGAAAAACTGAAGTCATGGGAGAAAAGAGTAGACGTTCAAAACTATTTTAATAAATTGCTAACTCGAAGTGAAAAACGTGGTACTAATGTGGAAAAGAGTTTTATAACGCCTAGAAACGTTCTAATTCATACTCTCTCTCACATTATTATTGATGAATTAGCTTTAACATGTGGGTATAATTCTGCTTCCCTGCGAGAGCGCTTGTATCTAAATGACGATCAATGTGGGATATTGGTATATACTTCTTCAGGAGATATAGATGGTACATTTGGTGGTCTTGTTAGAATGGGAAGACAAGAAAACTTTTTCCCAGTAGTCTATAAAGCAATAGAAACAGCTAGATGGTGTAGTTCTGACCCAGTATGCTCCGAGATTGGAAAAACTTCTGGCCAAGGTGTAAATAATTTAAATGGGGCTGCATGTCATAGTTGTACTTATCTACCAGAAACATCTTGTGAATTAGGGAACCTCTTTTTGGATAGGACATTACTTATTGACGAAAACTTAGGTTTTTTTAAATAAAATAGGAACTGGTTCTAATTTGATTTTAAAATTCAAGTTATTTCTCAAATATTTCAAAGAGTTAGGTGTCTATATGAAGAAAAAAAAATGCGGAAAATGTGGTATTTTAATTCATCAAACTGACTGGATTATATTGAAGCAACTTTCATTATTACCTATATGTGATAACTGCTCTATAGAGAGTATAGAGAAAGATAATATATATATATCAGTAAAGAATCAAACAAACCTAATAAGATTTCCAAAGAAATAACACGCAATGACATTGCGTGTTTTTTTATGTCTTTATCTTTTTAATAATAAACTCGAGTTTATCTATAACTTTATT encodes:
- a CDS encoding helicase-related protein — its product is MEISLENSLDNRQKVINNVKEEIIGPGQIRPHYIKFSPIGTTLFESREELYKPYYWEVGGEKEEILQRETPTQRYVSGHLFPLGTSESNEVTLETPIGKEPNEVQEDDKVDKLFERKEDLEATEDDGEVELFPQRNDFMPSTMGLTFCVEKDIPELKVKIEGGTYTPHKVRVKGESNNVEWWLRETVEGIWDLPLKELIKHRQIEKLVQMKNKKGEKISQYQIQFQARIREVKGKYIITISVTNRSSVPNFNKQQLILFQATMNICTPDNYYFSIYPKQYEMKKLLSEEDASTELLYRNEGVYAFGHGCAADWEQNSKKVQQLSTTFMPEYEALSMTPNVFVNQKGKKVELEIKMSDLAGLSSSEHPKKVLKPLIEGYKEWIEQKGIEVEKVPEILKPIARKHLSLCKESLDRMIMGLKLLEEPQILEAFRLANTAILLQQVNGKNRRIGYIEGKQILFNKTFKESVSDEYHLKNASNTWRAFQIAFILMSIESLVHEKCDSREVVDLIWFPTGGGKTEAYLGVAAFQMILRRLKNPLDAGVDVMMRYTLRLLTADQFQRSSRLICAIEYLRRKNSSKLGDIPFSIGIWVGSNTTPNNNKSAKTTLSKLQKNEKNAQQFIVNSCSWCGANLGFYSEKGSQKKFYFGYKINNDKLVVHCPDKNCHFHEELPIYIVDETIYEKRPTFLIGTVDKFVQLVWQPKARSLFGINSNGKRFISPPSLIVQDELHLISGPLGTLTGLFEALVEELCLKNVDGKIVKPKIIAATATIKQFEEQARALFGRENARLFPSPGLENEDSFFATPAIDTNTGKPMPGRKYVGVYTTTVRIMMSQVMAFSSILQSTAEINEKERDPYWTLLSFYNTLRELGGGLTLTQTDIPQYSNSMAMRKGLQKEIRYINNVLELTSRKQSHEISKTIDDLKLEYIANKEQKNVNSTIDLCLASNIIEVGVDIDRLSVMAIVGQPKMTAQYIQVSGRVGRRWWERPGLIFTLYSNTKSRDKSHFEHFREYHQKLYAQVEPTSVTPFSDSCLDRGLHAVLIGFLRQSLNDDIARTPDWEEIQKNLNKRILPFYNRLVDRATLVDPEQVDELKNRFRDILKRLEIGNYTAWRVDPKVNGYMYSAGTTIPHALKSKAESMINSMRNVDSECRGLIASLYNSNNDDNESESSWEALFS
- a CDS encoding DrmE family protein, with the protein product MINSLLDLYSLDKSTVLFKHVECNELLPFANNIEKFRLDIQYKYDNDEHLKEVLGLLNKMFFKLTSSLTPYNKIVSEDIEKLILSKFIQIKNSYPELFLNIVIPIAKSFKQVTEATHNNMLNYLCEYINKKAHVGLRIAIVTKRAISVEERLIISKELKLFLKISYYTENSFRKDIKIFDDVIYIGNPNYFGEYVKNTFKGRTVTFISYDIFTNSLSPKKVFEDLDRNGSVSTIFTNVIFDEPIAKKSNFTIEQSELLNVAVSKFIEEQKNTIGNNSQDAIEACIIYLENERFLFAARDSKIRVFTPMDQINCIKQRNFKDIEEDDYIVIRNERDTKLIAEVADQYVLKNKANSYRKLQNEWKDKLRLIVQRKGLGKVSGILMRKYNIKTASLASLRSWCNEESICPTELTKILKALKYEDDRIKEIYEVMKKIQQAHIKAGRVISEKLMSELSNDILKELQEKGYYTFMSKEFNGVSFNIERIVSIDRSTHLIAPYNIMRPMNID
- a CDS encoding DUF1998 domain-containing protein codes for the protein MRDLPLRRGQLVTTFGPGALVISPEGESAMIGALDKWYHDKNEYRIKTFDEFEIQEPRLRSLLKVKKLLMPPDFRPSYQYKNAGEAITQTNTDLYIPLLRFPTWHYCPKCKTLHQTSMSSRTSWLDCKDCKKQTKMIQVPFVIVCSHGHISDFPWREWVHGDEYTSCEGHMKLLSTGGATLDSLKVKCACNVERSLRGIMSRNTTSEMDEDRVSELSKRLNKKEKKLYQCPGNKPWYGSEKDNESCSSFPIAVLKNSINVYYPNTISAIHLPGENPEVEKLIDVFEKNGVTSSWLNVADNIDDKIKVIKKLCPPEIQEYNHSDIELAILYIEGGIEEVQTSERVNTRNAENELRKKEFETLIQETNTKNLKVKREWTCEEINEEDITTFFTIINRITKLKETIALTGFNRLSTNSDEVAPNQLLKGKQLLFKEPDLPDNNWLPAYKVYGEGIFFSLNLEKLKSWEKRVDVQNYFNKLLTRSEKRGTNVEKSFITPRNVLIHTLSHIIIDELALTCGYNSASLRERLYLNDDQCGILVYTSSGDIDGTFGGLVRMGRQENFFPVVYKAIETARWCSSDPVCSEIGKTSGQGVNNLNGAACHSCTYLPETSCELGNLFLDRTLLIDENLGFFK